ATTAGGTATGATCCGTACTTTTTCTCCCAAACGTGGCCCATGGCCTGACTTCTCGCTCTCCATAATCCCGTGTTCTTCCGAAAGCCTGGCTACCTGCCAACCGGGCCAATCCGGAAGATAGCCGTACCCGGTTACAAGAGCATTTCCATGAGCCCCCCTGTCTAAAGCCAGGGTCTTACTGCCGGCGTCAATGATTCTACGGCCCTTTTCCGGAGCACTGACCACCGTACAGAGAACTGTCAGCGCGCAGCGTTCCGGCAGTGCAACCCCCAATCCGATTTGGATTGCATCATAAAAAACGTAGTTGCCGGGCCTGATTTCTGTTACACCTTCCACTTTACCCGAATGTTTGGCGGTTGGAGTGGAGCCTACGGATACCTCCTCCACCTCAATTCCCTTTTCTGCCAGTAGAGCAGCTAATTCGACCAGAATTTCACCCTCCTGCCTGCCGATGCGTGGCACTTCTCCTGGATCCTTCACCCCATAGACATGACCGGCATGGGTCATTAAACCTTTAAAAGTTAGCCCGGGCAACGCTTGCAGCCTGGCTGCAAATTCCGCTACTTCTTTATCGGGCGCTAGGCCGCACCTTTTTAAACCGGTATCTATTTCCACCAGCACAGGCAAAGTAAGGCCCGCCTTGCTAAAAGCAGCGCTTAACGCTTGGGCTTGCTCTAAATTGTCAACTACGGAACTCACCGTCGCTTCTTTGGCAAGATTTACCAGTCTCTCAACTTTTTCCGGCCCAACAACAGGATAAGCTACCAGGATATCGGTGATGCCTGCCTCAGCCATAACCTCAGCTTCACCTAGTTTAGCAACGGTAATTCCTACGGCTCCTGTTTCAATTTGCCTTAGCGCAATCTCAGGAATTTTGTGGGCCTTGATATGGGGCCTAAGCTTGATATTGTACTCTTTAGCGAAAGCACTCATGTCCCTAATATTCTGTTCCAGCTTATCCAGATCAAGCACCAGCGCAGGCGTATCTAAATTTTCTATGCGCATAATTTCACCTTCAATAACACTTTTATATGAAATAAGCAATTAGAAAGGCAAAAAAGATCGCAGGCAGCAAGTTGCCTATCTTTATCCTTGTAATCTCCAGCAAATTTAAACCTATACCAAAAATCAATACTCCTCCTGTGGCCTTCATTTCCGCAATGACCGCAGCGGTTAAGAACTGCTGCAGCCAGGCAGCCAACATGGTGATTGTCCCCTGGTAAATTAGCACAGGAAAAGCAGAAAAGGCCACTCCTATACCCAATGTGGAGGAAAACATCATAGCACTGACACCATCTAAAACTGATTTAGCATATAATGTTTGGTGCTTGCCCGTTAAACCGCTTTCCAGAGCACCCATTATGGCCATGGCGCCAACACAATAAACCAGACTGGCAGTAATAAAACCCTTGGCAAAAAGATTTTCAGAACCAGGCCTGGTAAATTTGGCCTGCAGCCACTCACCCATCTTATCCAGCCAGTATTCCAACCTGACTAATTCACCTATAATTCCACCAAGCACCAGACTAACTATTACAATAATGACATTTTGCGTAGCAAACGCCATCTGCATACCAATGAGCAGCACACCCAATCCAATGGCCTGCATCACCGTATGCCGTACATATTCCGGCAAACCGCTTCCCAGTATTTTACCTAGCAACGCGCCGGCCACAATGGCCAAAGCATTGACGATGGTCCCCCACATATCCACTCCTCCGCTCTTTTAGTCAGTATCCATTCGCTGTCACAAGCAATCATTCTAAAACTAGGGCTTAAAAATGCTGTAGTAATTCAGCAGCAAGAATGACTATACCAAATTTCTAGCAATCTCACTGAATGCCTTTAGGCATTGTTCTACATCATCATGAGTGTTAAAGTAAGAAAAGCTCACCCTGACCGTTCCGCTTTCCAACGTACCTATGGTGCGATGAGCGTTGGGAGCGCAGTGCAACCCGGTGCGAACACCTATGCCATACACTTGATCCAGCAAATACCCAATTTCACCGCAATCAGCATTGGCTACGTTAAGTGAAACAACGCCAACCTTTTGCTCTGGGTTTTGAGGGCCATAAATTGTAATGCCGGGCATTTTTTTTACTTCATCCAAAAAATGAGCAACTAGTTCCAGTTCGTGTCGGCGGACCTTATCCACTGTCTGTTCCATAATATAATCAACCGCAGCCCCTAAGCCTGCTATGCCAGCTGTGTTATGGGTTCCGCTTTCCAGCCTGTCAGGCATAACTTGTGGCTGTTCAGGAGATTCCGAATTGCCACCGGTCCCGCCTTCCAATAATGGGATAAGTTCAATCCCTTCCCGAACATATAAGCCCCCTGTTCCCTGCGGCCCTAAAAGACCCTTATGCCCGGGAAATGCCAGCATATCTATATGCAATTTCTGGACATCAATGGGATAAACACCTGCAGTTTGCGCCGCATCCAATAACAACTTAACACCTCTTGCAGTTGCCACTTCTCCCACCTCTTTTACGGGCAATAATGTACCTGTTACATTTGAAGCATGGGTCATAACAATCAATGCCGTATTTGGTTGTAATGCCTTTTCAAGTTTCTCCACATCCAGCTGGCCGGTCTCTGAACACTGTACAATGCTCATTTTCACCCCTTGCTTTTGCAACGACCAGAGAGGTCTGAACACGGAGTTATGTTCCATACTGGTTGTTACCACATGATCCCCGGGTTTTAAAAAACCCTTGATGGCCTGGTTTAAGGCGAAAGTAGCATTAGGTCCAAATACTATACAACTGGCGTCAGGTATGTTAAAAAGTCTGGCAATACTTTCCCTGGCCTTAACTATGGTCCTGCTGGCCATGAGAGCCATCCCATGGGCCGCTCTGCCCGGATTAGCCCCCATTTGCGTCAATACTTTTTCCATGGCTTCAATCACAACCGGTGGCTTTGGCCAGGTAGTTGCAGCATTATCCAAATAAATCATTGCTACACTCCTTCAACTGCCAATTACTTGCACCCTTTAGTCAACATTAATTATTTTACCATAATTTATCTAATAATTATCAAAGTTTGTTAAATGTAATAAAAATAAACCAGCGAAAAAGCAAAGCCATTGATACTATCTCTAGACTCCATGTGCTTAGTAAACTCTAAAAAAAAACAAAAAGCAGGGATTATTTACCCTGCTCATTGCAAAAACGTAATGGTTTCCTCATCGATACTGCTAAATTGGCCTTCCTGAATAGAGATTAATCCATGATCCGAAAGTTCTTTTGCTACACTGTAGAGAGAGGCCCGTTTTTCTTCAGGAAGTTCCATGACAAATTGATTAATTTTTTCCGGCGGTACATTATTCACAAACCTAACCCCGCCAAATTTCAAAAAATATCCTTCGGGCATAGCAGATCCCTCCTGAAAGAACTTTTCCCTCTTACATTTGCCTTATTTTGCCTATAATATACTTTCTTTGGGCAGGGTCTGAAAATTTTTGTTTCACGTGAAACAATATAAAACTATTTTTTTAAACTGCTGTACTTCCTTTTAATTCGTGTTCTATACATAAAGATATGAAAATATGCAAAACAAAAATATAGCTTAAAAAAACACACAATTTATCTCTCAATCGTTGTCAACAAGGGAAGCACTCTCTATATCATAATTTGCGTCTTCCGGTTACCTGCACTTTTGTTACCGATAGGCCTCGCTCGTGGACAAGAGGCTAAGAAAAAAGTACAATAAAATAATAGATAAATATTAATTAATTTGGAGAGTTACGGCATGAATTCAGAAAAAAAATTAAGCAAGCTGGATTTTTTAAAATCCCGTGCCAGGGAACTGAAGAAAAACATTGGGGTATTGTATTTGGCATTTAAACATAAAAATACTCCTTGGTATGCTAAGGTATTAATCGGCGCAATTCTTTCGTATGCATTAAGCCCCGTGGATCTGGTTCCCGACTTTGTTCCGATTCTTGGTTATCTGGACGATCTGGTTCTTATACCCGCGGGCATCGCTTTTGCCATTAAATTAATACCAAAAGATGTTTTAGCTGAATGTCGGGCTCAAGCGGAGCAATTGCCAAAACTTAAAAAGAAAGGGACCTTCGCCGCGCTATTAATCATACTTTTTTGGGTCTTAGTTGTTTATTGGTTAATAAAACTTTTCATTTAAGCCTATAAGTAAAGTCATACTGATTCTTTTACTCAACGAAAAAGCCCAGGCAGTTACCCTTGCCCGGGCTTTGCTGATGAATATTCATAAATATGAAGTATTTATATGGATGTTTGTATATGCTAGTATCGAATTGGAGGTGATTACATGCTAACCAATAAACAGGTGAACCAAGGCACTGGCTGTTGAAGTTCTGCGGAAAAAGGTGTTGGTCAACACCGGAAAATTAATACCGAAAATTGTCTGGTTTGCGGAGGAAAACTGGAATACCTTGAAGTTGGCAAGGAATTTACATGTATGCAATGCGGCGCTGTAGAAAACGGTTATGTTTATTGTCGAAATGGTCATTATATCTGTGATACTTGTCACGGTAAAAAATTCTTGGAGGATATTTTAAATTTATCACTTGCTGCCAAAGGGACTGATCCCTTGCGGATAGCCGAAGAGATAATGAAGAGTGTTTCGCTCCCTATGTTAGGATGCGAACATGCCTGGGTTGCAGCCGGTGCTTTGCTGGCCGCCATAAAAAATCATGGCAAGATTGAGGTTACAGACTGCAAGATCGCCGAAGCACTTAATCGGACACGGAAGCAAGCGATTGGCGCATATTGTGGTCTGACCGGAGTATGTGGAGTGGCTATCGCAATTGGAGCCTGCTTTAGTGTCATCCTTGACGCTGCCTGTCCAAAGGACCAAGAAACCGCTATCACTATGCACGTCGTTTCTCGGGTCATTGAAGCTATCGCTAATCAAACCGGCCCCTGCTGCTGCAAAAACTTTGTGCGAACCGCATTAGCACTAAGTTGCCAACTCGCAAAAGAACATCTCAATATTGAGCTGCCTCATACTGAAAAAATTATATGTCAGGATAGTCACCGACATCCACACGGTTGTAGAAATAATAAATGCATTTATTACCCATCTGATTAAACATCCAAAGAATCTTAATTATCCACATTTTACCGGTCAAGTAAATGGTTGGCAACCAAACCTTTTTATATATTAGACGTATTAACCATCGGATAGTTTTTTTTAATGTTTTTTATTACACTGGTCTGCTTTTCAATTGGGACTATCATGTCCTTAGTAATCTTCGCTCCTTCACCATGCTGGTGTAGGAAAGCACTCATAGCACAATGTTCGCCAAAGCCAAATACATAGCATGTTGTTGTGCCACTGGCAATAATAGTGTCCACCATTTCGATACCATGGTACATTTCAAAAAAGGTCTTTAAATATTTAGCTGTTATTTCACCATGACCTTCCATTTTAAATATTCAAGTTTTCGAGAATGAGTTTTACCAGCTTATCTACGGAACTATTGTTTCGTGGGCTGCCGCTTACACCTATAACTTGCATAATATTTTTTCCCCCGATTTTATTATTTAAGCCCGGCCCTGCTCACGATGGTTTCAGCCACTTCTTCAGCGCTGTTGAAAGGAAAATCCTCGGCTGTCAAAAGCTTCCCGGCTTCACCGGCGGTAACCTCGAGGTCCCCGGCCTTGCAAGTAGTATCCGCTCCCTGGGGGAAAGCGGCCAGTAAGGCTTCCGGAGTGGCTATGGGGAAATTCGCTCCTTGAAGGGCTCCGATAATCTGTTTTTTAATGGTTTCGCGTACTGACATATAGGTGATTCCTCCTTTTAAATTTTTTAGAGTAAGCTTAAAAGCTTTAACATTATATTACTTGTAAAAGCAACTAAAATATGTAAACTGTTTTACAAGAAAAATAAAAAGTTGCCACTAATGAGTAGCAACTCAGACTGTCGACAAACTATTAATAGCCAGCATGTATTATGGAGCGGGACTGGTTTCCACAGCCGTCGGCAGCTATGCTGCCGGTTACGGCGTAGGAGCTTGTCCAGAGCGAAATAATACATGCTGGCTTTGTCTACAAGCTGAATTGCCACTAATGAGTAGCAACTTACAATTTCTTTACTTGGATATCGGTCTATATAAAATTATGCCTTGTTGTTGTAAGTATTCCAGGGATTCCTGCAGCTCTGTATGGCTGATACCAATCAAGTTGGCGAGTTTGTGGTAAGAAATGCCGGTCAAATCCAAAATCCCTTCCTCACCCTCACAGAGAAACAGGTTCAAAAGCATTTTAACGGTTTTGCCGAGGGGGGTGTCGGCTTTGATTTCGAATAGTAAATCCCGCATCAGATTTACCCGGCTGACCATTTTTTTAATTTGGGCGTCAACTTCTTCTTTATCCCGGCTATGCTTGGGGCAATGTAATTTTTTTTTAATCATACCACCAGCCCCGTTACACGGCTTCGATGGCGCCGGCAAGTTTTTCCCTGCTTAAAAGGATAAATTGGTGTCCCCTGGTGGCGATGGCCCCCTCCTGCTTCAAATCGCCCAGAACATTGGTCACCATGACCCGCGAGGCGTTGACCAGGGAGGCTATATCCTGGTGAGTGAGGTCGATATCGATAATGGTTCCTTCGGGAGAAGGTTTTCCGTATTCACCGGCCAGCCTGAGCAGCATGGCCGAAATTCTACCTTTCACATCCTGGAAGGCAATGCTGGCAACCTTATCGGTGTAATTATTTAATTTGCCCCCCAGCAGTTGTATTATTTTCAGGGCTGTTTGCGGGTTTTGCAGCAAAATGGCGAAGTGTTCTTTATTACATGAGCAGATAAAGGTATCCTTCATCGCCTGAGCATTCATGGTATGGCGGGCGTTTTCTTCAAAAAAAGTGTTTTCACCGAAAATATCGTCCTCTTTGAGGATATCGAGGGTAATTTCCTTGCCACCTTCCGAAACTTTGAACAGCCTAACCTGGCCATACTTGATTAGGTAAATAGTATGCGCGGGATCTCCATCCCGGAAAATCATTTCGTTTTTACGGTAGACTTTTTTACCGGCCAGTACCCCGATTTTTTCCCGTTCCGTAAAATCAAGGGTAGCGAACAGGGCCAGCTCTTTCATGCATTTAATTTTTTGCATTAATTGTTTCACCCATTCAAAAGTTGTTCCAACAGCTTGCGTAAATTGTCCAGATCCACCGGTATAGTTTCCACGGGCACTTGAGCGTAGTCATAGAATTCAAGCAGATTCATGTCGTC
This region of Zhaonella formicivorans genomic DNA includes:
- a CDS encoding alanine racemase; protein product: MRIENLDTPALVLDLDKLEQNIRDMSAFAKEYNIKLRPHIKAHKIPEIALRQIETGAVGITVAKLGEAEVMAEAGITDILVAYPVVGPEKVERLVNLAKEATVSSVVDNLEQAQALSAAFSKAGLTLPVLVEIDTGLKRCGLAPDKEVAEFAARLQALPGLTFKGLMTHAGHVYGVKDPGEVPRIGRQEGEILVELAALLAEKGIEVEEVSVGSTPTAKHSGKVEGVTEIRPGNYVFYDAIQIGLGVALPERCALTVLCTVVSAPEKGRRIIDAGSKTLALDRGAHGNALVTGYGYLPDWPGWQVARLSEEHGIMESEKSGHGPRLGEKVRIIPNHACPVVNLADAVYVVKAGEIVEKWQVAARGKVT
- a CDS encoding DUF554 domain-containing protein gives rise to the protein MWGTIVNALAIVAGALLGKILGSGLPEYVRHTVMQAIGLGVLLIGMQMAFATQNVIIVIVSLVLGGIIGELVRLEYWLDKMGEWLQAKFTRPGSENLFAKGFITASLVYCVGAMAIMGALESGLTGKHQTLYAKSVLDGVSAMMFSSTLGIGVAFSAFPVLIYQGTITMLAAWLQQFLTAAVIAEMKATGGVLIFGIGLNLLEITRIKIGNLLPAIFFAFLIAYFI
- a CDS encoding aminotransferase class V-fold PLP-dependent enzyme, producing MIYLDNAATTWPKPPVVIEAMEKVLTQMGANPGRAAHGMALMASRTIVKARESIARLFNIPDASCIVFGPNATFALNQAIKGFLKPGDHVVTTSMEHNSVFRPLWSLQKQGVKMSIVQCSETGQLDVEKLEKALQPNTALIVMTHASNVTGTLLPVKEVGEVATARGVKLLLDAAQTAGVYPIDVQKLHIDMLAFPGHKGLLGPQGTGGLYVREGIELIPLLEGGTGGNSESPEQPQVMPDRLESGTHNTAGIAGLGAAVDYIMEQTVDKVRRHELELVAHFLDEVKKMPGITIYGPQNPEQKVGVVSLNVANADCGEIGYLLDQVYGIGVRTGLHCAPNAHRTIGTLESGTVRVSFSYFNTHDDVEQCLKAFSEIARNLV
- a CDS encoding YkvA family protein; this translates as MNSEKKLSKLDFLKSRARELKKNIGVLYLAFKHKNTPWYAKVLIGAILSYALSPVDLVPDFVPILGYLDDLVLIPAGIAFAIKLIPKDVLAECRAQAEQLPKLKKKGTFAALLIILFWVLVVYWLIKLFI
- a CDS encoding DUF5714 domain-containing protein, whose translation is MLTNKQVNQGTGCUSSAEKGVGQHRKINTENCLVCGGKLEYLEVGKEFTCMQCGAVENGYVYCRNGHYICDTCHGKKFLEDILNLSLAAKGTDPLRIAEEIMKSVSLPMLGCEHAWVAAGALLAAIKNHGKIEVTDCKIAEALNRTRKQAIGAYCGLTGVCGVAIAIGACFSVILDAACPKDQETAITMHVVSRVIEAIANQTGPCCCKNFVRTALALSCQLAKEHLNIELPHTEKIICQDSHRHPHGCRNNKCIYYPSD
- a CDS encoding MTH865 family protein, translated to MSVRETIKKQIIGALQGANFPIATPEALLAAFPQGADTTCKAGDLEVTAGEAGKLLTAEDFPFNSAEEVAETIVSRAGLK
- a CDS encoding Crp/Fnr family transcriptional regulator; the encoded protein is MQKIKCMKELALFATLDFTEREKIGVLAGKKVYRKNEMIFRDGDPAHTIYLIKYGQVRLFKVSEGGKEITLDILKEDDIFGENTFFEENARHTMNAQAMKDTFICSCNKEHFAILLQNPQTALKIIQLLGGKLNNYTDKVASIAFQDVKGRISAMLLRLAGEYGKPSPEGTIIDIDLTHQDIASLVNASRVMVTNVLGDLKQEGAIATRGHQFILLSREKLAGAIEAV